The DNA region TGTATCCACTTGAAAGAAGATTTTGACAAAACGACAGCCTCTTTGGTGGAAGCAGATCCAGTTTCCCATGAGCATGGAGGCACTAAGAGTAACATGAGGAGAGCCACTCGCCCCGATTTGatcatgcagcagcagcagcagcagccgtgAACTGTTTGAAAGGTCTACAAGCGGGAGCCAATATAGTTCCAACTGTTTTACCAGATAAAGTAACTTAAAATTGGACTCAAAGTAAGTTATTTCTTTACAGTAAGAGGGAGAAGCAAAAGCACACGACTGCTGCTGCCCACGTGGGTTTTGTTAGTAGCTCAAGTCACCCAACAATTAGTGTCCCAATGACTCTGAGAAACCAAACTGCAAGCTCAAAGCAGAGCAGTAGATGTGACACAAGGGTCAAATGAGCAGAACTCTTATTTCCCAAAAGCATAAAACCACTGTGGTAATATCTGCTTTTTGAGTCATGTTCCAAACTGTTTTTTTGCAACTTCTTTCCCACAATAAATGCAATGTCATTTCGGACCAATGCGAGTCTCTCTAAATGACCGTGCATTTGCAGCGGTTCCATGCTTTGGGGAATCAGCTCATCAGTATTTCTGATGAAGTTCAACACCAAGAGACGACGAGGAATTGCTTTGAGTTTCCTCATCGCGgtttttaagttttttgtttttgccaaGGTTTGATTTAGTTCAAGCTAAGTTTGTTTCCTTCCAAATGGGAATGAAGTAATACATGTTTAAACCCACACATGGCATcaaatacacttttttttttttttagtcacccTTGGCCTATAGTTGTAGCCAGTAATGCATCATGGCATTAAAAATAATGACGATAAGAGACATAATTCAAATTCTTAAAGGCACAGTACATAAACAAATGATTctccatattttttttgtttaaaacaaagaaaagtggGCTGTAATTAAAGACCCCGTGTCTTAAGACTGCTTGCTAGCATCAGTGCTAGCTAGCACTAAGTTCTCGCTGGCATTCCACTGATGGGGAACTTCAGTTTGACCAGCCCCTCGTTCTTTTCCTTCTCAGACCTCAGTAAGTCAATAtatcaacattttaaaaagtggaaacaaaaaaaacaaaaaaaaaacaaaaaacaaagctgtTTCCCTGGCctcttttatgtatgtataagtGTAGGAGACCTCAGCCAGTTCTTATATTTGAATTTATATGCAGACATTTTCCTTTGACGTCTTGCCTATCTCTATACTTTAGAAAAGGTTTTGGCCGGTGATTTACAACATGGCCATGCGTTAAATACAAAGAGGATGTGAGTTACACAGGAAGCCCGACTGGCTTTGGGTGAATGAAGACAAAAACAATGAAGCCAAAACTCAAAttagaaatgggaaaaaaacaaaaaaaaaacaaagattttgcCCTTTCTACAGCTATTTAAGAGAAGTCCACACATTTTAAATCTTAACACGTCCTATCTCAGGGCATTTGAGAAACAACTTGAACTTTAACTGGTTATTTTCTTccagacaaaaaataaaataaaaaatagaaaaataaaagcagcGAGAAAATTTGCTAAAAAGTTCCTCTCTGAGACCAAATATCGTTACTTGCTGGAAGCCAATACAAATCTGTGTCCAGTGTTGAAATGTAACCAAGGGAAATTCAACAATTTCTTTAAATGTGGCCTATATCAAGAGGTGAGATTAAGAAAGAAACCTTTGTAGAAACAAAGGCGGAGATGGAAAGCTCAAGAAAAATCTAAACTGAGAAAAAGACATGAGTGAGTGGGGATGGAGGGCTATATAAATGAGTATAAATAGTTTAATAACATGCATGTGAGTTGTGGGGGATAATGGAGAGACAAACGGGATGAAGAGGAGAGTGTAGAGAAAGGATGGAGGGTGAGTGAGAAGAAGAGAGATGAGTGAAGAGGGGATAGAGACACCTAGTTGCCCCACCAGTCAACTTGAGAGTGTGAGTAGTTGCCTCCGTAGCCGTCACTTGTGTAGAAGTTGCCAAAACCACCTGAGAAGAAGGAGAAACAGGAAAGTTAATGAAGCAAAAGGCTTTCCCTCGTCTACAAGTTCAGGTTGGGCTCAGAAACGTTAGCTTTGTAGGTCTTTTGCCGTCTAAGCCTCCTCACCTCCTCCGAAGCCGCGGTTTCCTCCATGTCCGACCTGGTTGCGACCTCCACGCCCTCCGAATCCTCCTGCGTTGCCTCCAGCGGCCGTCTGACGATAATCGCGGGCTCCAAAACCACCAGAGAACCTGGCGATGAAAATCCAATACACACAAACTCAGTCATACACAAAATAAACTTCACTGCATTTGGACAAAGCAGTGATTTTCTGATATTTATACAGGACTGTGCAAAAGAGCCACTCATCACTTCTTTATACAGTACATGTCCAGGAAAATAGGAATTAGGTGCAGCGACTTACTGACACATGTGCAACAAACATACATACGATACAGTACGTTAGGCAAAAACGAATTTATACATTTTCTTTGAGATTCAAAGTATATATTTTGCACGAGCACccttattcttcaacacagcctgaaccctctcagaccagctttctgtcatttctttcagtcgtcttcaggaatagttctccaggcttcttgaaggacatcccaaagctcttctttggatgtgggctgccttttgttccgttctctgtcagcaTGATCCcgcactgcttcagtaatgttgagctccgggctctggggaggattcatccctccatcagacctgctgccactgattttcagtccacttcttgtgtcctttggcatagctcagccttttctccctgtttcccttccttaagaacggcttcttgacagccacccttccatggagcccatttctgatgaggcttggtccaacagcagatggatcagctgaaggtccagatgcatctttcagctcctgtgtcaggtctttgctggattttttactttttctgaaAGACATCACTTTCTTATACTGTTCATCTGTTTTAATATCTTGTGTTCTCCATATATCCAATTTCCTCAGTTTTTTTAAGGCTACACTGCACCCCATGCTGAGGTAAAGTATACTTTTGCACAGCAGTATATtttaaaatgacacatttacagTCTAAAGGGAGATTGTGTATGTGCGCACCTCTTGGAGCGTCCTCGGTTGCTGCTTTTATGCTGGTGTTCATAGGCCAGACTCTCCAGCCATGAGGGAACTTCCTGTTTAGCCTCTACTAGGATGTCGAGCAGGTCTTTAGTGATGTTTCCGTTTTTGTCATTGAAGAACGATGTGGCCAACCCTACAAAGACCACACATGGGATATAAACGGATCCAGAAACATTGAGTATTTGAAAGATAAAAGCTTTAAACCACAGATATGGTAACTCAGAGGGTTGCTTCCATCGACTTACCTAGGTTTCCGACTCGTCCTGTACGTCCGATACGATGGACATATTCCTCTATGTCACTTGGCAGATCGAAGTTAATAACATGTTTCACATTGGAGATGTCAAGACCTCGAGCTGCAACCTGAGGACAAAAGACAAAAGCATTAAGGGTCACATAAAATAATGGAATACTCTGCATTAAACAGTAAGTTTATCCCTTTTTGTGAGGAAAAGTGATCACTGTGTAAATAATTTTGATTTTTACTGACCGCTGTAGCCACCAGAATGGGACATTTTCCTGATCTGAACTGATTCAAGGCCTCCTCTCTGTCTCGCTGGGAACGGTCGCCATGGATGCTGGTGCAGGCATAGCCCTCCCGATACAGGAAGTCCTCCAAGGCATCAGCGCCTTTCTTGGTCTCCACAAAAACCAGAGTCAACGAGTCCTTTCCTGgtcaaaagagagaaaaaatgcctGCAGTTAATGctgcaaaaaaactaaattcaaCCTGACAGTCGCAGTATGTTTGGACTGATTATTAGAAACTCAACTGAGTTTGGAAAGCCTGTGCAAGCGAAGGCACACGCCATATGAACTACTGACTACACTCTGTGTCAAATAGATGTTGAACTGAAAGTTAAGGGGACACAAAATCATTGGGAACCATTTTCTGGGGAGGATTgaggattgtttttttttttaacacaaaataTACTCCAAGAGTAGCCAAGATCCAAACCTCCCATCCTACTATATGTCATGGATCTGACTTGTAACTGTTGGGGTATGGCTGTACAATGAATAAAATGTAATCTTCTGTTTTGATTACTGGAGCACAGAACAAATAAAACTTTATATTgcgcaaaaaaaattaaacaccaACATGCAAATCAACATTGTTGATTTCCCGGTTTATACAACAAGAGCAAAGTCTGTTGCTTTAGGTGCGATATGTGCATCGATTCAGTTATGAGGTGCATAATCACAGCATTATTGGCAGGTCCTATATTCATTTGAAAGGGTCACTCAGTTGGTGATGTGACACATGCAGGTTCCTTGGATAAAACTGACCACATCGCACTACAGTCAATGTTTTTCCAGGAACAGAATGCAACAGAGGATGCAGTGTggataaagaaaataaagcaactAGCAGGATCAAACTAAACAGCATCTGCAGCACAGAGTTTTCATGCAGGGACTACTACTGCCACAGATGGAAAGACTTTGGTCACTCTGCTCTTTCCCCACTTTTATAATCCATCAACAAATACTTATTGGCCCACATTTAGATCCTCGTGTTGGCTATAAGCCATCATCTCGTAAAAAGACACTTAAAGAGTACAACATGACCAGACTCTCTCCATCAAGGCCATGGGTCTGACATGAAGACGCCACAGCAACACACTGTACATAAAGATGTCACAATAAACTCCTgaactataaaaaaaacaaacgacAGGTATGTTTAATCTAAGCTAAGCACACCTGACTTGTGAAATGGTACACGTAGCCTAAATGAACCGAATAAACAAGGATTCTCCGTCCACAGAGAAGAATAAAGAAGTCAAGCAAACTTAATCAGAATATGAAATGAGATATATAAGTTTTTTGATTGTGGATCTTACCAGGTTTCTCTATGTTGTCTCCAGTATTGTCCTGTACCTCGTTGGGGATGACTTGGGATAAAACCACACCAAAGTTTTTATACCTAATACTTCTGGGTTTTACAGAGGTTTAACGGCTCTACTCAATAGGTGCTTCTCAAAGTCAAGGGTGCTTCCTTGGAAAGATAGGGCATTCAAGGTATGTCCCCTTTAAGGATAGGAAAAACTTAGTCCATGTAATtgggaaagaaagaaacaacacatCATGGAACAGACCTAACAAGGTCACAACAACGCTCACCACCATGAATTATGTCCTATATTCGACAGAGGAAAAACAGATGTGGCTGTAAAACAGCTGGTAGTGGAACAGCTAACAGCCAGTTATACTGGTAAATCAAACTTTGCTCTACTTTGATTGCACACGTTACAAAGCACCATTACAGTGACAACAATTGCggtaaaaactaaaaatgaaatGCATATGGCGCCAGTTTCAATCCATCTCCAGTCAATGCAATCTTCAAAGTCCTTCGAGAAAGTCGATGCACAGAAGCATCCTCGAAATTCACCGAATGAAGGACGAAGTCCTTCAAAGGATGTTTGACATAACTCTTCTTTGCTGAGATTTCACGACGTGGCAATCTTGAGACAAAGCCCCAAAGGATCCTTCCTTGAATTTGAGAAGCACCTAACAACACTGactttgaaaagaaaatggccattttcCCAAGCACAAGCGTGACTTtttagacctttttttttttttctttttaaatgttttctttaaacTCGTTATTCAATATTTGGtgagaaacaacacaaatatGCTCAGGTATGATCACTGCAGTTTTGAAGGCCAACGAAGGGAAAAACAAAGAGCAACTGGATGAAATGTCAACTATAAAACCCGGCGGGTGTTTCTTGCCCAAAGTCTGCTAATTATCGAAAAATTCACGTTTCAATTCAGAAATTTTAAGTGCCATTTATGTATATTTGCAGTGCTATTTTCCAAGACGttaaatattgtgaaatatattttctaaatgttaTGAAATAGTTCAAAGACAAGGGGCGCTGATGGACATTACATTACGGTATGCATGATACAGGTAATGACGTAATGGCTGACATGTAAGGATGACGGTATGATAATGACGAAAGGACAGGGGAAATATAACTGCACTGGGCACAGAAAACTACATTCAGGTGGCAGAATCTACATCAGTAAAAGCTAATTGGGATAATTAATTAACTGGGTGGGAACAAATAAACAAGAGTCATCAGAAAGCAACAGTGAAGGCGAGGTTACACATGACAGTAATAATAGGATACACAGAGGTTTCTAACTTGAATCAGAAGCTCAAAGatgaaacaaacaagcaaacaaaaccatgtttccaagttttttttccactaTGGGCATTAAcactttttcaaaaaaaggcaaaaaccacCCCAGTGAGTAGAAAAAGTTGCCATTTCTATCAACATTTTTGAATGCAACACCTCACAACATGCAAACTAAAATACTGATGGTTATCGGTCGTTATTGCCGATAGATTGTCTCACCTGTGGCACTGAGCAGGTCCAGGAGAAAAGACCTTTTATCGCTCTCTTCAACCCAAACAACTTTCTGAGTAATGTTCTCTGAGGTGGAacccactctgcccactgccAGGAAGATGTACTCCTCCAGGAAATCCCGAGCAAGGATCTGCAGAGGGAGCAGACGTTGGGTTTTTACCAGGCTAGCTTTGCACATTCATTTCCTAACACGAGCTTCCAACTCCTGTTTTCCTGAGTCAGCTCTGGCAGCCGCTCACAAGCTGGCAGGAGAGATTAATCTCTGGAACAGGGAACTGGACTCACTACAAACACACCTGGATCTCTTTAGGAAATGTCGCACTGAACATCAAGGTTTGTCTGATGCCTTTGTGCGGCATGGTGTCCTGTTCAACGATGCGTCTTATCTGTGGTTCAAAGCCCATGTCCAGCATACGATCAGCCTCATCGAGGATGAGGTAGCTAaagagagcagaaaaaaaatggagagaagtttaaaaacataaacaacacCTTATAACTTCATCCGtaattgtgtctgtgtcttaCTTGCAGTAGTCCAGTCCAATCTTGCCTCTCTCCATCATGTCTACCAGCCTACCAGGCGTggccaccagcaggtggcagccTCTCTCCAGCTCTCTAATCTGCTGCCCAATGTCTGCTCCTCCATACACGACGCAGGGGCGCACTCTGGAGCGGTAGGAAAACTAGCGAGAAAACAGCAAGGATGAAGATACACAGTCATTtttcattgcaaaaaaaaaaaaaaaaaaaaaaaaaggaatacgTGCACTGCTTGTATATACCTTCCTGGCTTCATCATATATCTGCAAAGCCAGTTCTCTGGTTGGAGCCAGCACCAGAGCGATCGGGTACTGTTTACGGCGCCCATACTTTCCATTCTCCTGCAAATCCATGAGAACACCAGGTGTCAGTCGAACAGCAATTCTTTTTGGTTTTGAGCTTATGATGGATAAGAAAGTACaggacagagccatcttaaactCAAGTGCAATCTTCACATTAATACAAAACAGGCTACAGGTCTAAAATTACTTGGCGAACGTTTTTTTACTTATGAGCAAACATCCCTAAAGGTGTTATGATATAAAAGGAAGGGGCTGCAAGAGAACTTACAGGATGGGGATCATATAGGGATGTTAGAACTGAACAGTTATGGGGACTGGGTAATTCCCAAAGAACAGAATTTTGAGTAAAACGTTAAAAACTGAGATCAATCACAGTTCCTGTGgggcacacacaaaaaaaaaaaaaaaaaaaaaaggaggaaaaacttCCTTCAACAGTTATAAGAACTAAGAAAAGGTTCCTGGTGTCTGAAAGtactcaattactttttttctGCCTAAAAAATTAGATCTTTCTTTTGTTATTCGGAGGATACACAACAGGACTTTAAGCAAATTAAAGTAAAACATACATGTAAAACCAATTTAACCCAATCTTCAAATTCTCTCGGCAACTGGACCACTCCCTTTTAAAACCACAAGGAAATAAAGTAACAGTTCTGGGGATGCTAGAATTTCTTACCTGTCCCGAGGTTTTAGCTGCGTTAATAGCTTCTCCTGGTCCATCTGTGTAGATCTGGCTGAGAATTGGCAGCAGGAACGCTGCCGTCTTCCCAGAGCCTGAAAAAACATGCACGTTTTTTTCACATGCATCCGGGATCAACAGAGCCATCATTTCAAGGCGTCGTGTCAAAAATCTAGTACCAGTTTATTTTACTCGTTTTGTTTACAGAAGCACGATGCACTACATTTGTGTTACCCGTCTGAGCGCATGCCATGAGGTCCCTCTTGGACTTGATTATAGGAATGGCATATTTCTGAACAGGAGTTGGTCTGGTGTAGCGACTCAGAGCGATGTTGCCCATGACGATCTCACCCATGTCCACATCTTGGAACTATTAGattgcaaacacacacagaaacatttacaaaaagagttttggaaacaaagcctgcgGCTGTATTGTTAGTTAATACCAGCAGCTTACGCTCTCAATGTGGTGAGGGCAGTTCTGTCCCGTTGCCTCGACAGGAATGTCATCATACTTCTCAAAGTTGATCCCAGTGTTACTGCCGGAGAACAACTCACTACAGAAGAACAGAGCAAGTTAGTCAGTGTTGGACAATTTCATGACTTACATCAATTTGTTTGATTGAATTACTTtgacttaaagcgatactccggagtagattcaccctagggtcatttgaaccgtgatatccagccaagtagcccacctgcagttttttcgatattggctgaacatcagccgagttactgagttatcccgaatagcttcgtacaagggttaatggaacctggtccgtatctccaaaattaccacactaaaatcacatgccatgacaccaaacttctacagtagtacaaatatggtctgtactcacaaaacgatgcatttggaagtttgaaaatagtccaggagtttattattatcaacacaagcctgatagcttttctgctgctaaagctgcgtcgacgtcacttctgggagcttcaaagtaagatgagggttgatctactactgtagacaacaaagtatatgctatattctacatgttttttttatgaatttttatgttgtagagttgtgaatttattttatcaatggagaaaattgagcagccttgctttgttgtctacagttgtagatcaaccctcatcttactttgaagctcccagaagtgacgtcgacgcagctttagcagcagaaaagctatcaggcttgtgttgataataataaactcctggactattttcaaacttccaaatgcatcgttttgtgagtacagaccatatttgtactactgtagaagtttggtgtcatggcatgtgattttagtgtggtaattttggagatactgccaggttccattaacccttgtactaagctattcgggataactcagtaactcagctgatgttcagccaatatcgaaaaaactgcgggtgggctacttggctggatatcacggttcaaatgaccctaggttgaatctactccggagtatcgctttaatatGAATGTCTCACGGCTGTTTGGTTTTTATAATAATTTTATTTCAATGTCTAAACGCTGGACTGGTCAActaattatctttttatttggtACTTCTTATACTTTGTAAGAGTTGGGATGAACTGCAAGACCTTCTATTCAGAACCACAACAAAATCTAAATCATGCCTCGATTTGGAAATCTGCAGACATCTGCAGGGAATTTAGTTACTGTTCCAGGATTTCCATGTGCTGAAGGAAAAAGGACTTTTAGGTAACAATTCTCACTTAAATTAACTATTAGTTGTTCTCGTAACTGATCAGTTCTCTAAATCCAACTTGTTATTCTATGACACAACATCCAATAAAATCCCAACAATACCAGTGAGAAAGGGATTTTACAATCAAAGCATTTACAAATGAATGGTCACTGACACATCCTACTGAAGTACTAAACGTATTAGGTTATCCATCTCTCCTGATCTGGAGCACAACCAGTTCATGGGGTGAAGCAGACTCACTGTTCGACGCGTTCGTTACGTGGTGTTGGTTTGGACCAGTCTCCTTCATCCCTGGACTCATCCACCCAGCGGCTGTTgcctcctccaccaccaccaccaccaccaccaaatCCACCATGTTCAAACCTGAGCACAGCACACAAAGGCCAACGTATGGTGTTGCTAAAATGCTTTCCAACAAACCACACCTACCCAACTCTACTTTTTAACAGCATGCTATGTCAGGCATTATTTGAGAAACTGTTCTGCCATCATAACAGAGGTGCTTTCTGTTCTGTGGAGCATCAATCGGAAGATATTTCAGAGCTCACCTTCCTCTGTTAGCATTGCTTCTGTCATTAAAGAATGCAGACTTCCCTCGGTTATTGCCGAAACTGCTGTAGGCATCCTTGGTAGTGTTCCAGCCACCTGCATCTAACAGCAGCATTGATGAGAAAGCATCAGAGGCTGGCTTTATACATACAGCGTTACAGAACAGTTTCAAATCACACTCTGGAGAAAAGTACAGATGGTCTTTGAATTGAATCACGAGCAATGTTTACAATAAAACGTTATTCACACAATGTATTTACGATCGCTCTggattttatattttaaaaaaaacaaaaaaaactttttgcaAGCAAACAGTTGGTATTTTTGACTTTGTGCAGTCTCACATTCACAAACAGACCACTGGCATTTCAGTGTTACCTGCGAGTCCCTTCCCTCATTTTCATTTACAGTTAACAGCACAGAATTTCATTTCTAAATGCAGTCAAGCTAAACCATGCTTTTATTCTCATACCCACCAAAGGCCATGGGCTGTGCCGGGTTGATGGGGTTGATGGCGTTGATGGGGTTGAATGAGCCACCCCTGTTGCCTCGGTAACCACCTCCCCCAACACCTCCTCGTCCTCTCTCCATGCGAGGTGGGCCACGGTTAAAGGAGTTGCCAGTGATGCGGTTGTCGTGGTAGCCGTTAACAAAGTTGTTGCGCCC from Odontesthes bonariensis isolate fOdoBon6 chromosome 11, fOdoBon6.hap1, whole genome shotgun sequence includes:
- the LOC142391866 gene encoding ATP-dependent RNA helicase DDX3X-like isoform X8 translates to MSHVAVENAHGLEQQLAVLDLSAPDGQGGGTNIGNAFAAGRQGGYTIAPAANYGWDGGRNNFVNGYHDNRITGNSFNRGPPRMERGRGGVGGGGYRGNRGGSFNPINAINPINPAQPMAFDAGGWNTTKDAYSSFGNNRGKSAFFNDRSNANRGRFEHGGFGGGGGGGGGGNSRWVDESRDEGDWSKPTPRNERVEHELFSGSNTGINFEKYDDIPVEATGQNCPHHIESFQDVDMGEIVMGNIALSRYTRPTPVQKYAIPIIKSKRDLMACAQTGSGKTAAFLLPILSQIYTDGPGEAINAAKTSGQENGKYGRRKQYPIALVLAPTRELALQIYDEARKFSYRSRVRPCVVYGGADIGQQIRELERGCHLLVATPGRLVDMMERGKIGLDYCNYLILDEADRMLDMGFEPQIRRIVEQDTMPHKGIRQTLMFSATFPKEIQILARDFLEEYIFLAVGRVGSTSENITQKVVWVEESDKRSFLLDLLSATGKDSLTLVFVETKKGADALEDFLYREGYACTSIHGDRSQRDREEALNQFRSGKCPILVATAVAARGLDISNVKHVINFDLPSDIEEYVHRIGRTGRVGNLGLATSFFNDKNGNITKDLLDILVEAKQEVPSWLESLAYEHQHKSSNRGRSKRFSGGFGARDYRQTAAGGNAGGFGGRGGRNQVGHGGNRGFGGGGFGNFYTSDGYGGNYSHSQVDWWGN
- the LOC142391866 gene encoding ATP-dependent RNA helicase DDX3X-like isoform X7; its protein translation is MSHVAVENAHGLEQQLAVLDLSAPDGQGGGTNIGNAFAAGRQGGYTIAPAANYGWDGGRNNFVNGYHDNRITGNSFNRGPPRMERGRGGVGGGGYRGNRGGSFNPINAINPINPAQPMAFDAGGWNTTKDAYSSFGNNRGKSAFFNDRSNANRGRFEHGGFGGGGGGGGGGNSRWVDESRDEGDWSKPTPRNERVEHELFSGSNTGINFEKYDDIPVEATGQNCPHHIESFQDVDMGEIVMGNIALSRYTRPTPVQKYAIPIIKSKRDLMACAQTGSGKTAAFLLPILSQIYTDGPGEAINAAKTSGQENGKYGRRKQYPIALVLAPTRELALQIYDEARKFSYRSRVRPCVVYGGADIGQQIRELERGCHLLVATPGRLVDMMERGKIGLDYCNYLILDEADRMLDMGFEPQIRRIVEQDTMPHKGIRQTLMFSATFPKEIQILARDFLEEYIFLAVGRVGSTSENITQKVVWVEESDKRSFLLDLLSATVIPNEVQDNTGDNIEKPGKDSLTLVFVETKKGADALEDFLYREGYACTSIHGDRSQRDREEALNQFRSGKCPILVATAVAARGLDISNVKHVINFDLPSDIEEYVHRIGRTGRVGNLGLATSFFNDKNGNITKDLLDILVEAKQEVPSWLESLAYEHQHKSSNRGRSKRFSGGFGARDYRQTAAGGNAGGFGGRGGRNQVGHGGNRGFGGGGFGNFYTSDGYGGNYSHSQVDWWGN
- the LOC142391866 gene encoding putative ATP-dependent RNA helicase Pl10 isoform X4, with protein sequence MSHVAVENAHGLEQQLAVLDLSAPDGQGGVGNAFAAGRQGGYTIAPAANYGWDGGRNNFVNGYHDNRITGNSFNRGPPRMERGRGGVGGGGYRGNRGGSFNPINAINPINPAQPMAFDAGGWNTTKDAYSSFGNNRGKSAFFNDRSNANRGRFEHGGFGGGGGGGGGGNSRWVDESRDEGDWSKPTPRNERVEHELFSGSNTGINFEKYDDIPVEATGQNCPHHIESFQDVDMGEIVMGNIALSRYTRPTPVQKYAIPIIKSKRDLMACAQTGSGKTAAFLLPILSQIYTDGPGEAINAAKTSGQENGKYGRRKQYPIALVLAPTRELALQIYDEARKFSYRSRVRPCVVYGGADIGQQIRELERGCHLLVATPGRLVDMMERGKIGLDYCNYLILDEADRMLDMGFEPQIRRIVEQDTMPHKGIRQTLMFSATFPKEIQILARDFLEEYIFLAVGRVGSTSENITQKVVWVEESDKRSFLLDLLSATVIPNEVQDNTGDNIEKPGKDSLTLVFVETKKGADALEDFLYREGYACTSIHGDRSQRDREEALNQFRSGKCPILVATAVAARGLDISNVKHVINFDLPSDIEEYVHRIGRTGRVGNLGLATSFFNDKNGNITKDLLDILVEAKQEVPSWLESLAYEHQHKSSNRGRSKRFSGGFGARDYRQTAAGGNAGGFGGRGGRNQVGHGGNRGFGGGGFGNFYTSDGYGGNYSHSQVDWPRCTRAVTAEALASQKWGSVWMS
- the LOC142391866 gene encoding putative ATP-dependent RNA helicase Pl10 isoform X5, whose amino-acid sequence is MSHVAVENAHGLEQQLAVLDLSAPDGQGGGNAFAAGRQGGYTIAPAANYGWDGGRNNFVNGYHDNRITGNSFNRGPPRMERGRGGVGGGGYRGNRGGSFNPINAINPINPAQPMAFDAGGWNTTKDAYSSFGNNRGKSAFFNDRSNANRGRFEHGGFGGGGGGGGGGNSRWVDESRDEGDWSKPTPRNERVEHELFSGSNTGINFEKYDDIPVEATGQNCPHHIESFQDVDMGEIVMGNIALSRYTRPTPVQKYAIPIIKSKRDLMACAQTGSGKTAAFLLPILSQIYTDGPGEAINAAKTSGQENGKYGRRKQYPIALVLAPTRELALQIYDEARKFSYRSRVRPCVVYGGADIGQQIRELERGCHLLVATPGRLVDMMERGKIGLDYCNYLILDEADRMLDMGFEPQIRRIVEQDTMPHKGIRQTLMFSATFPKEIQILARDFLEEYIFLAVGRVGSTSENITQKVVWVEESDKRSFLLDLLSATVIPNEVQDNTGDNIEKPGKDSLTLVFVETKKGADALEDFLYREGYACTSIHGDRSQRDREEALNQFRSGKCPILVATAVAARGLDISNVKHVINFDLPSDIEEYVHRIGRTGRVGNLGLATSFFNDKNGNITKDLLDILVEAKQEVPSWLESLAYEHQHKSSNRGRSKRFSGGFGARDYRQTAAGGNAGGFGGRGGRNQVGHGGNRGFGGGGFGNFYTSDGYGGNYSHSQVDWPRCTRAVTAEALASQKWGSVWMS
- the LOC142391866 gene encoding putative ATP-dependent RNA helicase Pl10 isoform X2, with amino-acid sequence MSHVAVENAHGLEQQLAVLDLSAPDGQGGGTNRNAFAAGRQGGYTIAPAANYGWDGGRNNFVNGYHDNRITGNSFNRGPPRMERGRGGVGGGGYRGNRGGSFNPINAINPINPAQPMAFDAGGWNTTKDAYSSFGNNRGKSAFFNDRSNANRGRFEHGGFGGGGGGGGGGNSRWVDESRDEGDWSKPTPRNERVEHELFSGSNTGINFEKYDDIPVEATGQNCPHHIESFQDVDMGEIVMGNIALSRYTRPTPVQKYAIPIIKSKRDLMACAQTGSGKTAAFLLPILSQIYTDGPGEAINAAKTSGQENGKYGRRKQYPIALVLAPTRELALQIYDEARKFSYRSRVRPCVVYGGADIGQQIRELERGCHLLVATPGRLVDMMERGKIGLDYCNYLILDEADRMLDMGFEPQIRRIVEQDTMPHKGIRQTLMFSATFPKEIQILARDFLEEYIFLAVGRVGSTSENITQKVVWVEESDKRSFLLDLLSATVIPNEVQDNTGDNIEKPGKDSLTLVFVETKKGADALEDFLYREGYACTSIHGDRSQRDREEALNQFRSGKCPILVATAVAARGLDISNVKHVINFDLPSDIEEYVHRIGRTGRVGNLGLATSFFNDKNGNITKDLLDILVEAKQEVPSWLESLAYEHQHKSSNRGRSKRFSGGFGARDYRQTAAGGNAGGFGGRGGRNQVGHGGNRGFGGGGFGNFYTSDGYGGNYSHSQVDWPRCTRAVTAEALASQKWGSVWMS